The window TTAAAAGCATAGATCGGCGACCGGGGATGAAAAAGGCTTTTGTGCGACTACTGCGGGCAACGTTGATTTAGCGCAATTTTGCCGTGCGGATGGGAATTATTACGCTTTCGGGGGCCGGCCGGCCCCCGGGCAGGGATCAGGAAAACAGGGCGATCAGCACCGGCGCCAGCAGGCTCAGCAGGAAGCCGTGCACGATGGCCGGCGGCACCATTTCCAGCCCGCCGCTGCGCTGCAGCACCGGCAGGGTGAAGTCCATCGAGGTGGCGCCGCACAGGCCGAGGGCCGAGGAGCGGCTGCGGCGCACCAGCGTCGGGATCAGCATGATAGCCACCAGCTCGCGGGCCAGATCGTTGAAGAAAGCCGCGCTGCCCAACACCGGGCCGTAGGCGTCGGTGATCAAAATGCCGGACAGCGAATACCAGCCAAAACCGGAGGCCATCGCCAGCCCGGCCTTCAGCGGCAGGCCCATCAGCTGCGCCGCCAGCGCGCCGCCCGCCAGAGAGGCCACGGCCACCGCCAGCGCCACCAGCGTGCCGCGGCGGTTCAGTACGATTTGACGCAGGGTCATGCCGCTGTTGCGCAGCTGAATGCCCACCAGCAGCAACAGGAAAATCAGCGCGTACTCGCTGCCCTTGCCGGCGAACTGCAGCCAGTGCCACTGCGTCAGCCCGAGCAGGAAGCCGCCAAGCACCACGCCGCACAGCTTGAGCGATTCCAGCGCCATATGCAGACGCGAGGGCAACTTCTCTTGCTTGTGCGTATTGCGCCACGGCATGCGGCGTTCCAGCAGCGCCAGCAGCAGCAGGTTGGCGCAGAAGATGCACAGGAAAAACACCGCAGTGTACTGGAAGATCAGCAGCAGGTTGCTGCTGAGGTCTTCCAGAAACGCCAGGCTGATGCCCATGAAAAACAGGATCACGTACACCATCCCGCTCAGCATCCGGTTGATCTGCTGCAGCAGCGAGCGGCTGCGTAAAGGGATGAGGTAACCGGCAATCAGCGGTAACAGAATAATCAGCAGTCCTGAATACATGGTGAAACTAAAGTCCTTTATTTGGAGCGCGGGGAGTTCCGGCGAGGACCACACGCTAACCAAAAGCCGGGCCGGAGTAAAGCGGCAGATTTCGCGTTGGCTGCTTGACCTGCAAGGGGTTTTTTGACCATGCTCTGTTAAGGTCACCTCACTGAGGACGGTGACGGCGCGCACGGGAGGCGGCTGATGTTCTTGGAGCGTATCGAGATTGTGGGGTTTCGCGGCATTAATCGGCTGTCGTTGATGTTGGACGACAATACGCTGTTGCTCGGCGAAAACGCCTGGGGTAAATCCAGCCTGCTGGATGCGCTGACGCTGCTGCTGGCGCCGGAACAGAAGCTGTACCGCTTCGAAGCGCAAGATTTCCATTTCCCGCCGGGAGAAGAGGCCGCCAAGGAACGCTATCTGCAGGTGGTATTCACCTTCTGTGAAAAAGACATCGGTCATGCGCATTTGCCGCGCTATCGCCACCTGTCGCCGCTGTGGGTCAAGGGCGACGACGGCCTGAGCCGCATTCACTTCCGCTGCGAGGGCGAACTGGCCGACGACGGCACGGTATGCACCTGGCGCAGTTTTCTCGATGCTGACGGCAATGCCATGCAGCTGCACCATATCGAGCAGTTGGCGCACGCCATTATCCGCATTCATCCGGTGCTGCGCCTGCGCGATGCGCGCTTTATCCGCCGCCTGCGCCCCAGCAGCCTGAATGATGAAAACGCTACCGACCAGCAGGCGCTGGCGCAGCAGTTGGATCAACTGACGCACGAGCTGGTGCGCAATCCGCAAAAGCTGACCAACGGCGAACTGCGCCAGGGCCTGGCCGCCATGCAGCAACTGCTGGAACATTACTTCGCCGAACAGGGCTCTCAGACGGTACGGCCGCGGCGCCGTGGCCAGGAGCTGGAACAGGACGCCTGGCGCGCACTGGACGGCATCAACCGTATGGTGGCCGAACCGAACAGCCGCAGCATGCGCCTGATCCTGCTCGGGATGTTTTCAACGCTGCTGCAGGCCAAGGGCAGCGTCAAGCTGGATCCGCACGCCCGGCCGCTGCTGCTGGTGGAAGACCCGGAAACCCGGCTGCACCCGATCATGCTGTCGGTCGCCTGGGGGCTGCTCAACCAGCTGCCGTTGCAACGCATCACCACCACCAACTCCAGCGAACTGGTGTCGCTGGTGCCGGTGGAACACGTCTGCCGGCTGGTGCGCGAGTCGGGGCGGGTGGCGACCTACCGCCTTGGGGCGCGCGGGCTGGGCGCCGAAGACGGGCGCCGCATCGCGTTTCATATCCGCTTTAACCGGCCGTCGTCGCTGTTCGCCCGCTGTTGGCTGTTGGTGGAGGGCGAGACCGAAGTCTGGCTGCTGAACGAACTGGCGCGCCAGTGCGGTTACCACTTTGAAGCGGAAGGGGTGCGGGTCATCGAGTTTGCCCAGTGCGGCCTGAAGCCGCTGTTGAGATTCGCCCGGCGCATGGGTATTGAATGGCATGCGCTGGTGGACGGCGACGAAGCGGGCAAGAAATACGCCAATACCGTGCGCAGCATGCTGGACAACCACGAAGACAACGAGCGCGACAGGCTGACCGCATTGCCGGCGCCGGATATGGAGCACTTTATGTTCCGTGAAGGTTTCAGCACCGTTTATCACCGGATGGCGTCGGTACCGGCCAACGCCCAGATGCCGATGCGCAAGGTGATCCTGAAGGCGGTGCACCACTCTTCGAAACCCGATCTGGCGATCGAGGTGGCGATGCAGGCCGGTGAATGGGGCACGGATTCGGTGCCGCCATTGCTGAAAAAGATGTTCTCCCGGGTGATCTGGCTGGCGCGCGGCCGGGCGGACTAGCGTTCGGTCAGGATCTGCCTGGCGGTGAAGTGCGCCGCCATACCTTGTTCCAGCTCATCCAGCAGCTGGTAGCGGCGGCGGTACTCGGCGCGCTTCTTGCTGGCTATCTCGTCAATCGGCTTGCGGGCGATGCGCTCCGGCAGCAGGAAATAGCCGCTGCCGAGCGGCTTGCCGCCCATCGAAACCCAAAACTGGTCATAATCGGCGTGCAGCTGAGCTTGCTTCTTACTTTTATAGCGCCAGTTCTGATAGATATGGGTGGCGTTGCCGACCGCCACTATGTGGTGAATGTCCAGATGGCGCGCCAGTGCGCAAACTCCCTCCAGCGCCAGCCGTTTCGGGAACAGGCCGTGGCATTCTTTGGTGGTTTGCTGGATCTCGGCGTGCGGCACCTCGTGGTTTGCGCCCTGCAGGCCGCCGATAAACAGCGTCGGCTGCTGTTGATAGTGCATCAGCGTAAAGGTAATTTGCGTCAGCATGACGCCGTTGGCGTTGCGCAGCAGCAGGGTGGCTTCCCCTTCTTTATTCAGGTGATCGATCGCCGCCAGCTCCAGCGTCACCGGCTCGCCGTTTTTACCCTGCATGCGGGCCAATATCACCGGCTGCCGGCTCAGGTGGCCGAGGCGCATCTTCAGCGGCATGCGTTGGATAAGCACATCGTAATGATCGCGCAGCGCGAACAGACCTTCTATCTTGTTCATGTTCGCCGCCAGATACGGGCGGTGCAGTTTGCACGGCAGGTTCGGCTGCGCGCTCAAGATTTCGTCCAGCATCGGGTTGGCCGCCAGGGTGCCGAGCAGGGCGCGGGTGGTGCGCCAGCTCAACAACGAACGGCCGAGAAACTTCAGGCGAAATGCGGTTTTGTTCCAGGCCTTGCTCGGCGCTTTTTCGCCAGTGGCCAGCGCCGTCATCAGTTGCCAACCATTTAGCGGCCTGGTGGATACGAATGGATAACTGAGCTGTGACATGATGAAATCCTTGGCTGTGTTGAATGGCCTTATTTCATCAAGACTTCACTAAACGAGAGTTCAATGCCCCATTGTAACCAGGCGTGTCTCCACACTGTGTTGAGCTAAGGTTTAGTTATTTCGCCTGCTGCGTGATAATTTATTTCGCCGTCGCGAAAGGCGGCCCCTATTAACGAGAACAGGCAGGAATCCATTTTGACGTGGTTTAAAGGACATAGACGACGCTGGGCGATAATTTTGGTGATTATCGGGGTCATCGCCGCTGCGGCGGTCTGGCATTTTCGCCACCCGGCGCCCACCGACTTCAAAACGGTGAAGGTGGCCAAGCGTGATTTGCAGCAAAACGTGTTGGCGACCGGCCAGCTGGACGCGGTGCGCAAGGTAGACGTCGGCGCGCAGGTTAGCGGGCAGTTGGAGAGCCTGTCCGTCGAGATCGGCGACAAGGTGAAAAAAGGGCAACTGCTGGGGGTTATCGATCCGCAGCAGGCGCAGAACAGCATCCGCGAAGGGGAGGCGACGCTGCGCGAACTGCACGCCCAACTGTTGCAGGCGCAGGCGGAGCAACGGCTGGCGGCGGTGACGCTGCAGCGCAATCAGGCGTTGGCCAGGCTGCAGGCGGTTTCGCGCCAGGACCTGGATCAGGCGGCCACGCAGCTGGCGGTGAAAAAAGCGCAGGTAGGCACCATCACCGCGCAGATTGCCAGAAACCAGGCCAGCCTGGACACCGCCAAGATCAACCTGGCCTATACCCGCATCGAAGCGCCGATGGATGGCGATGTGGTGCAGATCACCACTCTGCAGGGCCAAACGGTGATCGCCGCGCAGCAGGCGCCGAACATCCTGACGCTTGCGGATCTCAGCACCATGCTGGTCAAGGCGCAGGTGTCGGAAGCCGACGTCATCAACCTCAAGCCGGGCCAGAAAGCCTGGTTTACCGTGTTGGGCGATCCTACCCGGCGCTTTGACGGCGTATTGAAGGACATCCAGCCAACGCCGGAAAAGGTCAACAACGCTATCTTCTATTACGCGCGTTTCGAAGTGCCCAACCCGGAAGGGCTGTTGCGTCTGCAGATGACGGCGCAGGTGCATATCCAACTGGCGGGCGTTGAACAGGCGGTGGTGATCCCGCTGGCGGCGCTGGGCGATCAAATTGCCGATAACCGTTACCACGTTGCGGTACTGAAGCAGGGTAAAGAAGAGCAGCGCGAAGTGACTATCGGCATGCGCAATAATATCGACGTGCAGATCCTCAGCGGCCTGCAGCTGGGGGATGACGTGATAGTCAGCCGCGGCGGCGCGGAGGCCCTCTGATGACGGCACTGTTGCAATTGAGCGGCATTCGCCGCAGCTATCAGTCGGGCGAACAGACGGTGGACGTGTTGAAGGACGTCAGCCTGAGCATAGAAGCCGGCGAAATGGTGGCCATCATGGGCGCCTCCGGCTCCGGCAAGTCGACGCTGATGAATATCCTCGGCTGTCTGGATAAGCCCAGCGCCGGCGTTTATCGGGTGGCCGGGCAGGACGTGGCGACGCTGAACGACGATGCGCTGGCGCAGCTGCGCCGCGAGCATTTCGGTTTTATCTTTCAACGCTACCATCTGCTGCCGCACCTGAGTGCGGCGCATAACGTCGAAGTGCCGGCGGTGTATGCCGGGCTGGGCAAGGCGGCGCGGCGCGAGAGGGCGGTGGCGCTGTTGCAGCGGCTGGGCTTGGGCGAACGCGTCGGCTACCGGCCTAGCCAGCTTTCAGGCGGGCAGCAGCAGCGCGTCAGCATCGCGCGGGCATTGATGAACGGCGGGCAGGTGATCCTGGCGGACGAACCGACCGGCGCGCTCGACAGCCACTCCGGCGAAGAGGTGATGGCCATCCTCAAGCAGCTGCGCGCGCAGGGGCATACGGTGATTATCGTCACTCATGACCCGG is drawn from Serratia entomophila and contains these coding sequences:
- a CDS encoding lysine exporter LysO family protein, with translation MYSGLLIILLPLIAGYLIPLRSRSLLQQINRMLSGMVYVILFFMGISLAFLEDLSSNLLLIFQYTAVFFLCIFCANLLLLALLERRMPWRNTHKQEKLPSRLHMALESLKLCGVVLGGFLLGLTQWHWLQFAGKGSEYALIFLLLLVGIQLRNSGMTLRQIVLNRRGTLVALAVAVASLAGGALAAQLMGLPLKAGLAMASGFGWYSLSGILITDAYGPVLGSAAFFNDLARELVAIMLIPTLVRRSRSSALGLCGATSMDFTLPVLQRSGGLEMVPPAIVHGFLLSLLAPVLIALFS
- a CDS encoding ATP-dependent endonuclease: MFLERIEIVGFRGINRLSLMLDDNTLLLGENAWGKSSLLDALTLLLAPEQKLYRFEAQDFHFPPGEEAAKERYLQVVFTFCEKDIGHAHLPRYRHLSPLWVKGDDGLSRIHFRCEGELADDGTVCTWRSFLDADGNAMQLHHIEQLAHAIIRIHPVLRLRDARFIRRLRPSSLNDENATDQQALAQQLDQLTHELVRNPQKLTNGELRQGLAAMQQLLEHYFAEQGSQTVRPRRRGQELEQDAWRALDGINRMVAEPNSRSMRLILLGMFSTLLQAKGSVKLDPHARPLLLVEDPETRLHPIMLSVAWGLLNQLPLQRITTTNSSELVSLVPVEHVCRLVRESGRVATYRLGARGLGAEDGRRIAFHIRFNRPSSLFARCWLLVEGETEVWLLNELARQCGYHFEAEGVRVIEFAQCGLKPLLRFARRMGIEWHALVDGDEAGKKYANTVRSMLDNHEDNERDRLTALPAPDMEHFMFREGFSTVYHRMASVPANAQMPMRKVILKAVHHSSKPDLAIEVAMQAGEWGTDSVPPLLKKMFSRVIWLARGRAD
- a CDS encoding VirK/YbjX family protein, translating into MSQLSYPFVSTRPLNGWQLMTALATGEKAPSKAWNKTAFRLKFLGRSLLSWRTTRALLGTLAANPMLDEILSAQPNLPCKLHRPYLAANMNKIEGLFALRDHYDVLIQRMPLKMRLGHLSRQPVILARMQGKNGEPVTLELAAIDHLNKEGEATLLLRNANGVMLTQITFTLMHYQQQPTLFIGGLQGANHEVPHAEIQQTTKECHGLFPKRLALEGVCALARHLDIHHIVAVGNATHIYQNWRYKSKKQAQLHADYDQFWVSMGGKPLGSGYFLLPERIARKPIDEIASKKRAEYRRRYQLLDELEQGMAAHFTARQILTER
- the macA gene encoding macrolide transporter subunit MacA, with translation MTWFKGHRRRWAIILVIIGVIAAAAVWHFRHPAPTDFKTVKVAKRDLQQNVLATGQLDAVRKVDVGAQVSGQLESLSVEIGDKVKKGQLLGVIDPQQAQNSIREGEATLRELHAQLLQAQAEQRLAAVTLQRNQALARLQAVSRQDLDQAATQLAVKKAQVGTITAQIARNQASLDTAKINLAYTRIEAPMDGDVVQITTLQGQTVIAAQQAPNILTLADLSTMLVKAQVSEADVINLKPGQKAWFTVLGDPTRRFDGVLKDIQPTPEKVNNAIFYYARFEVPNPEGLLRLQMTAQVHIQLAGVEQAVVIPLAALGDQIADNRYHVAVLKQGKEEQREVTIGMRNNIDVQILSGLQLGDDVIVSRGGAEAL